TGGGCTGGGCTGCCCTGCTCGATGTACACCCCCAAGGTTACCAACGAATTGGAGGTtataagaaaatgataaaaaaattGGTCAATATATAAGGATTTTTCTAGATCCAAATAAAATTGGTCAAATGAGTTAGATCTGACTTAAAAAGTAAACGCAATTACTGACTAAAACGTCATCGAGTCAGACCTAAATGAACCTGGCAGTCTCCGGACGAGTCAAATATAGAGGAAAAGGTCAAATGtagaggaaaagaagaaaaaaaatagtgtTAGCGTATAtcatacaaaaaaagaaaaatccccAACGATCATTTAATTAACCTAATAACTCATGGTACACCGTCGAAATCTGCGGGAAAACTCAAGGATGACACAGCTGTATGGAACATTGAGACCCTATTTTTCTCCGTGACGAGCCTAGGGCTGTGTCCCgccagagaaaaagaaagagattcTCCTTGTGTACGTAACATTACTCTAAATGACCACAAGAAACTTGAAAATCTAATTTTTACACCTCCAGCACAATAGAGCATTTAAAAGTTTGAGAGTCCTTTGTCTAACTGCGCTTTAGTCAGCCATTGAAAGACACTAGGCCTAAACAAGCAACAAACTTTGGGACTTGATAGCCTTTGGGAAGAGTTAAATTTGGGAggaacaaaaaatcaaagaaaaggaAACTCGACTTTTAGTTGACAACTATACCCTTCTAGATGATCAAGTGTGTCGTGGGACCAAATAGGCTATTTTggtcattatattttgtttatataaaGACAAAAACACTGGATGGTGTGGAACCAAAACTGTAGGGTAGTGGTGCCGAAGGAGCAGCAACTAAGAGAGAGAAACTCGTAACGTCGCATTGAAAATCTTCACCTCGTTCACAAAGCCTTTTTACTATTTTTTCCCTTTCTCTCCCAATAAttctctgttttcttcttgcCACTTTGTAACTCTTATTTGGTAGAGTTTATTTGAAGAAGAACACCTTCTTGATTTGTTAATTTTgtttcttgatttgtagtctagtAGTAATGGGGGAGATTACTCCAAATTTAGATGATGGAGAATTATGGCTTCCTTCTGATATTTTACCTGACGAAATTTTTTCTAATAAATTTGACCCAAATTTCTCTACTGAGTTTAATCAATTCATGGAAGAAGAACCCACTTCTCTTCCACACCTCTCAACTTTCTCTTTGTTTGAGCAAAACCATATCAACTCTAAAGTACCTTCAATGGATTTAGACAGTAACTCCAAGGTACTACTACTACTTCTCTTGTTGCAGATTAAAATTTTggggtttttttttccttctgatttttgtaacttgtatttcgttttgtgtgtgtttttatgggtttttattaggaaataatatgggAAAGTccatatttaggagatatacatatttaagttgtgagagttatattaggaatgaattatcttgagaaccaagtcttgtgccttgagagccaagtcttgtgattgtataaatagctagagaattaatgagaaagatataccaagaattattatcaatgtagacgtTTATGCTTTCGCGTTtatctctcctctctcttgctcgatccttaacatggtatcagagcaaggtgagagggagagaggagaggaagaaaaGTATTTTCGTAAAGAgtttgcaagaaaaaaaaaaaggagaagattGATGTTCATGATGAAAATCGATTTTAGGCATGTTGTTGATGCCGAGAAAACATGGCAGATGAAGAGGAGAAAAAAAAAGGGCTTGTCAAGCTGCGTTAGGGTTTGagtgtttttaaaaaaaaaaaaaaaaaaaaaaacggcgcAAAGTTCTAATGATAATTAAACTGGTGTTTGGTTTTGCTTGAAATTAAGAAGACGTAAGGTATGTTGCTGCTCCAAAACCCGTGGCCTGTAAAGCCATGTTGCTGTTTTTCAAAGGAAGGAAGATGCTGTCATGAAAGCAAGGTTACTGTTCGTAACTTGTTGGACtggagaacaagttttggtcgctGTTAGATCTGTCAAAAGCAGTGATTCAGTGAGGATGGATGCCGTAATAGGATCTGCTGCCAGTTGTTTTTCTTAGACGATTGGTGGTTGATCGATGAATCTGAGTTCCAGTTTGGTTAGAGTACGgagcaaaaaaaagaagaattggTGGGTTCTGCTGGTTGTCGAGAAAAGAAGGCTGCTACAAGAATCTTGAGatcaagaagaaaaaggaagaaaagatggagaagaaattaGTACCATGAAGATGAGTTGATGCCGACTGGATCAGAATAGGGAGTCATGGATGCAGTTGAGCTCGAGAAAGATCAATGGAAAAGAGGATACAGAGCTTTGCAGTGACGATGACTATAAAACGGTGGTTTGATGATGAGGACTCGAGTTGTTGCGAGCAATCGACGGAGTTGCAGAGAATGGTTGCTGCCAGCGATAGAAGGTCCTGCAGTCGTGTAAGGAGCAGTTGTTGTTAATGGTGACTTATGGTACTGGTCATTGCATTGTGAGAACGAGAGAGAAGCTTGAACTACAGAGAAGAAACCGAAGGGGATGGAAGAAGCTCAAGCTGTTGACTGCTGTAATAATTCCATGAAGAGAGAAGAGTATTGCCGATCGATAGTGATCATCAATGGCTCAAATAAGGAAGTTTGGGTACGACTTTTAGTTGGAATTTTTGGGTGAGATTTGATTAATCAAACCCGTGAAAAAGAACTGTTGCAGCCGTGTTATATAAAGAGGGTGAATGATTGATAAGGGAGTTGAGCAAGGTGATGTTGTCATTGTTGGCAGTGGCGATGATGATCTGCTGCTATTGTTAAAAGATGAAGATGGTCACAAGgtccgtaaaaaaaaaaaaaaaaaaaaaaggaaaggaaGTGTTATTAAAGTTTGTAACAGTTTGGGTGTTACAAAGGAGAATTGTTACAGATGAAGAATTATAGTGTGACAAAAGGATGTCACCGTTAAGTGTTGGAAGAATtgttacagaagcgtaacagaagAAAAGGTCACAGGTGTGACAGTGGACGTGACGAAAGAGTTGTAACGTGAAGAAGTGTGACAGTTTTGTGGCAGAGGTATTGCAGAAAGCTGTTAAACATGTTGGAAGAActgaagtgtggttgaagagtttgtggcagaaacttagagatcctacaaagtgtggcagactttgtaaagacgacaagattgtcagagaatcttgaagaacaaagaagtgtgaaggtttcgcaaaaatagcgtgactggaacaagagaagaagaaacaacattcatgttgtgaagaaagaaaaaaaaaagagagaagaaaacagtcaccaagaggtgatgagaaaaagaacaacaataataggttgaaatcctatgagttgtcgagagagtacaaaaagtattctatcgaagaaaccaagaaaccaagagtacaagaagtattctacgataggaccgaaatgtccttaaacttccgaagatgggaccgtaatgtccctaaactacgaaggggaccgcaatgtccttaaacttccgaagaggaccgaaatgtccttaaactacgaagaggaccgaaacgtccttaaactacgaagaggaccgaaatgtccttaaactacgaagatgggaccgtaatgtccttaaactacgaaggggaccgaaatgtccttaaactacgaagaggaccgaaacgtccttaaactatgatctgaagattttttATTCGCAAAAGCgttggaagaaaagaaaaaaaaaaccgaaattaaatttctttggtccaagatgggcattcgtgatctacatgctccatcttgagggagggtattaggaaataatatgggAAAGTccatatttaggagatatacatatttaagttgtgagagttatattaggaatgaattatcttgagaaccaagtcttgtgccttgagagccaagtcttgtgattgtataaatagctagagaattaatgagaaagatataccaagaattattatcaatgtagacgtTTATGCTTTCGCGTTtatctctcctctctcttgctcgatccttaacagttTTGCAGCAAATTAAACCACAAAATCAGTTCTGTGGAATGGGTAAAACACAACCTGAGATGGGTTTAGGGCTTTATGGAGAAACTCATGTTGATCACTATCTTAATGCTTTAGACAATGGTGGTAGTGGTGATTCTTATTTTGTATCAAGTCCTTACCAGTTCCATGACAGAAAACTGCCTCTATCAATAGTAAGAATTGAAAACCACTTAATTActctgttttttcttttattagacttttttttttgtttcaggtTGTTTATTTGTATCAGGGTTGCCTGCTTTTTTTTGTCGATATTTTTGCAGGTTGAGGATATTTTACAAGCAAGAACCATGATTTTGCAGAGACAACAGAATCTGCAACAACACTGTGTTGATGTTCAAAACCACTATGTTGCAAACCACTTTTTGCCGTTGCAGGTGTTTAATCGTGGGTGTAGGGGTACAGGTGTTTTTATTCCGCGCACCTCTACAATCACAGTTGCTAACCCTGGAAAGAATCAGAGTAAGTTAATGTtctagtttttgttttcttatctaTTTACGTTCTAGTTTTAACTATTTACCTTTAATGGTTatactctttttttttaaaaacctaccatttttattactttttttcAAGTTCAAAAGAGTTGCTTGTATTTTGCATACTCTTCTTAACGAGAAAATAGTGCAAGAATTCTGAAAAATGTTTTCTCAATGTATGTCAGGTTTTTGGAAAGGAGAAGAGAGTATTGATACGGATAAGAGACTAGGAGACCAAGTCATCAAAAGACCCAATCCACCCTACTGATGCTGATGGAGTGTTCGGGTCAGTAGTAGTACTGAACTACTGATGATGTCCCCTGCCTGATTCCGTCCTTTTCCTGCAGTCTAAGCTCTGGTCTCTACTTTTCTTCAAATTAAATTTGTAGAGTTAGgaagaaagaataagaataaTATTAACATGaaatatggtaatttggggtTGAAGAAATAAAATTGTACTAGAAACAAGAGAAGTAATAAATGAttaagaagaaaggaagaagcaGTTACTTTGTTTTTGGAGTATCTGTTAGTATGATTCATGAACTTATTGAACAATTAACCAATCTCTCCTTATTATTAGTGCAGTTTAATTGTCTTATACTGTAAGTATTAATGTGTATTTGTTAAAAATCATGTTCTTCTTGGATTCTTCTGTTTCTTATCCAATTTTAATGGTTGCTCCAAGAAACAAAATAGGGAATTCTACAAAACGGTCACACAATTAGGACCCGATTTGCAAAAGGGTCACACTGCTACGAACAATTAACAAAAAAGGTTATACTTACGTTAAATGAGCCGTTAACCAGGTGGGTCCCTAAAAGTCAAGTTAAATGGTAGTGTAGGATTACCGATTTGTCCCTGACCTAACCAAACCCGATCTGTAGCCGTAGATCGCATCACCTGTTGAATCTCGAGAATAATATGTACGGTCAGGAGAAGATTTGCAAAGACCAAATTTGTAACAGATAAGGTTCTCTCCTCTTCGTTGTTACCGCCTCTTTCATTCTAGGGTTCATTCTATTCTCTTTTCTCTGCAGAAAAGGAGATCGTTCAAAAAATGGAGTGATTTAGATTAATAACAGTGAGGGTTACTAATAGTTTGTTCGTGTATATATAAGGGTTAAGGTGAGTTAGTCGTAGCAGTGGTTTGGTAACGTTAATGGTGTTTATGTGAAGAAAACAGAGCTTCGAACGGTTGTTAACTAACAAGATCAGGTCACAATGTACGCAAACATAATGAGGTTGGTAATCAGAAACCCTTTTCCTGATTTTCGATTTTTCTTTGTAAACCCTATTTGAGGAAATGGGTTTAGGGATTTtttttctcataaaccctaattagggaaaATTGGTCTAATTATGTGTTGTTATCTGATAAGGTTGATTGTTGTGTTAATTTGTTAAGGTTGACTGTTGTGTTTCTGTTGTGCAGGAAATATGTGAAGAGCCCAGTGAGAAGTTTTAGGGTTGAACAATCTGATAGAAACAAGGTCAGGTTTTTTGATAATGTTAGTGTTAAGTGGGGGATTAAATTGCTTTAGTGATGTTGTCCATGCTATATTTCAGTTACCACCAATTAAGAGGGTTAACCTAACTTGGTTCAGTGAAACAAACCTATTTTACATTGGTAGTAATGATGAATTTTATGAAATGTGGGATAAAGGAGTAGTTGAAGATGGTGGGTATATTCATCTTTACATGAATATTACCCACAGGAAGGTTCCTCTTAGTGATGAGTTCCCTGAAAGTTTTGGTTTGTCAGTTGCACATAGTGGTTATTCAACACCTGAGAAGGCCAAATCTACTTCATTTCTACGTATTGAGAGAGATGCACTACCAGTGACTCTTGACCCATCAAGTTTCTTAACACTAAGAAGAGGTTGTTGTATAGTAAATCACCTGAGCTTTTAAAGAGAAGTCCTAGGTTGGTGTCTAAGTCTATTGCTGCAGTCATTGGGAGTTGTAAGAAGTCTTTATTTGTTAATGTGGATGATGATGAGGTTGTAGATGTTGAAACATCAGTTGAATCAAGACTTTCACAGTTGGGGTATGACAACAATATACAACTGACAAATAATGATATAGATGTGTGTCATCCCATTGATGATTGTAGAAGCCCACATTTTGATGATGCGGAACTGGGTATTGAAGTGTACACAGGATTTGTCAACAACTATTTTGGTGGAGTAGACTCTTTTGATTACTTACATCCACAACTATATAAGAAAAAGTGCAGCAGTTGGTTAACTTGGATTATGACTTATGATTGTGTTTATGTTATGTTAATATTAAGTTGGATTCAGTctaattttcttcttttattcaaACTTTTGGTCATTACATTACATTTGTAGATCTCCAATTTGCTTGCATAAATCTTCCATCTGTTTTACATTGGATTTTGCAGCATTGAATATAGCATCAGACAACCATTGAAACTCAAGAAAGTTGGAGCATTCGAGGTAAATAATGTTATAGTTGTGTACATTTTGGTAGAACAAAAGCATCACAGTTCCCGTACACTTATTTTTCTTGCAGGCTTGGTTTTTCCATGGATAGTTGTTGTGCATATGGTTCTTGTCACCACAAGCAAAGCAGGAATGGGGAGTGGGGAGATGAACTGGAATTTCTCTTTTTTGGTTTGTGGCATCTGCAAACCACTCAAAGTACGAGCAGATTGAGCATCGCAAGAACTTCTCTCCAACATGATCATCAGTTTGAGCTTTCAACAACTTCCTCACTCCATTGCAAGGTACATTCTTACGCCTTGAATAGATCCATGGACAATCAACAGGATCATGCATACTAATCTCACATAAACAACAAATGCTAGTGTTGCTGCTTGATATAACTACTGCACTGATGCTGCTTGATGCCTCATCTGAATTGCAGAACCACTGACTTTTTCTTCCACTCATTTTTTGTTTGAACATTAGGACTGTGTTGTTTGTTAGAATGGAAAAATGAGTGTACATGTTTGCATgaatataaagaaaagaagaaatgcaATCAGTCCGTTGGGAACGGTCTAATTTTCCAGTCTCAAAAAATTAGCCACGTCAACGAATCTCCAACGTCAGCGGCTGTCCACGTCACCGAGTCTCAAACAGGTTGGGTTAAATGGTTAACTGCAGTTAAAGACCTTGAGTTGAAATGGAGGgtatttgtagatggggaaaaatgatttgctggtttttacggaattgaggagatgaccgtgtggagaatccttgaaccgagcaaatgctcaacctcacacagatgcactgcaataagggagtgctttaa
This portion of the Papaver somniferum cultivar HN1 chromosome 11, ASM357369v1, whole genome shotgun sequence genome encodes:
- the LOC113324851 gene encoding uncharacterized protein LOC113324851 translates to MGEITPNLDDGELWLPSDILPDEIFSNKFDPNFSTEFNQFMEEEPTSLPHLSTFSLFEQNHINSKVPSMDLDSNSKQIKPQNQFCGMGKTQPEMGLGLYGETHVDHYLNALDNGGSGDSYFVSSPYQFHDRKLPLSIVEDILQARTMILQRQQNLQQHCVDVQNHYVANHFLPLQVFNRGCRGTGVFIPRTSTITVANPGKNQSFWKGEESIDTDKRLGDQVIKRPNPPY